In Alkalispirochaeta americana, the genomic stretch TTGCCTTTCTGCGTCGGCTTCTTCCTCTCTGGCGCCGGCCCCCCTTTCAGGCAGAACCGTTCCCGCCCGGAGCAATCGTCGCCGGGGCAGGGGCGATTCTTTTCTGGTATATCCTGGAGCTCAGGCAGTTTTGGGGTCCCGGGTACGATTCTGATCTCCAGGGAGATTCCCGGGCCTGCGCCCGCTTTGCTGCCCGGGTGGTTCCCTTTTTCCTGGTCCTGGCAGTCTATCCCGTTGCTGCCAGCGGAATTCTCCCCACAGCGGTAACGGTGACGATCTTTTTTGCGGTGATCGCCTTTCCCCTGCCCTTGAGTGTCGCCCTCTCTCTGATGGCTCTGACGGGTCATTTCTTCTGGGATAGCCTGGCCGGAACGGGACGCGGCGGGCTCCAGGACATCATTTTCACGATCTACCGCGTCACCAACGCGATGCTCATCTTTTTCATCGCCTTTTTCTGGAAACAGGACCGCCTGCGATGGCAGGAAAACCTGCTGCTCACGGAGAAGCTTCGCGAGGCCCAGGCACGTCTGTGCCGCTACGCCGAAAAAATCGCCGATGTGGTGGTTCTGGAAGAACGAACCCGCCTCGCCCGGGATATTCACGATAGTGTCGGCCACACCCTTACGGCAGCAACGGTGCAACTCAACAAGGCGACAGCCTTCATTGATCGCGACCGGACCACCGCTCGGAACGCCATCGACGCGTCCCGGGAAACACTCCGGGAGGGAATGCGCGATATCAGAGCGGTCCTGAATACCCTGAACCAGGAAGGAGAAGCGCTGGATCTCTTTCAGGAGATCCGAATCCTGGTGCAGCGAATCCAGCGAGCCGATGTGACGGTGGACCTCTGCCTGGAGGGAGACCCCCGGGGCTATAACAAGGCAGTCCTCATGGCGATATACCGCATGGTCCAGGAAGGGCTCACCAACGCTGTGCGCCATGGCACCCCCTCACACCTGGGCCTGACGGTAACCCTGGGAGCGGAGATCGCCCAGGTAACCCTGGATGACGATGGGGGAGGCTTCTCACCGGAGCCGATTCTGGAAAAGAACCGGCGGGGAGGACTGAAATACCTTCAGGAACGGATCGAACTGGTCCAGGGAGAATTCTCCATCGCCTCCTCTCCCGGCAAGGGTTCCACCCTTCACGCGCGCCTGCCCAGGGAGCCGGTGCAACATCTCGGGGAGCCCCCCTTTGGAGAAGCCCCCTTCAGGAGAGACCCATGAGTGACAGCTCCGGCACAGCCCCCATCACGGTGGCTATCGCCGACGATCAGCACCTGGTCCGGGACGGAATAGCCTCGGTTCTGGCCCTCTACGAAGACCTGGAGGTGGTGGGAACCGCAGCCAGGGGAAGCGAGGCGATCGCCCTGGCCCGAGAGAGACATCCCCAGGTCTTCCTCATGGATATCCGTATGCCCGGCATGGACGGGCTCACCGCAGCCGAGACGATTCTCTCGGAGAACCTCGCTGGACAGGTGATAATCCTCACCACCTTCGATGACGAGGAATACGTGATCAGGGCGATACGCCTGGGAGCATCGGGGTATCTTTTGAAGGATCTGCCTCCGGAGGAGCTCTATCAGGCGATTCTGGCGGTTCGACGAGGGGTTTTCTGGTCGTCCCGGGAGGTAATGGGAAAAGTAGGGCTCATCCTCTCGCCTCCCCAAAGCAGCCCCGCTGCTCCACCCCCGGAGCTGGAGCGTCTGAGCCTCCGGGAACGGCAGGTTCTCCGTCTGATCGGACGGGGTGCAACGAACGGAGAGATAGCCCGGGAACTATCCCTGACCGAAGGGACGGTGAAGAACTACGTCTCGGCCCTTCTGGATACCCTGGGATTCCGGGACCGGGTCCAGGCAGCGCTCTTTGCTGCGCGCCATCTGGAAGATGATCCCGACAGAACCATCACCAGACGATCGTAGGATCGAGTTTGACCCCGATCCATCCCCCGATGTCGGACTGCTCCTGGGCGATCTTGCCCAGCGGCACCTCAGCGGTGAGTTCCGCCACCAGCCACTCTCTTCCTTCAAAGGGAAACCGGGCGCCATCGCCCGGTATATCGACTCCCACCAGGGCATGGGCGTACTCACGACTCACCATGAGGATCGCCTCGAATCCCAGATGCTGCAGAAGAATCGCGTAGGTGAGGCCCAGAGAATCACAGTCACCGGCAAAGGCAACAAGAGCCCCCGCAGGATTCTTCAGATCGCTCAAGGATCCGGTCCGGCGATACTCCGCCCCCTGGAGCCAGGAAAGAATGTGGCCGGGCATTTCATGGCGCGCTATCCCCTGGAGGGTGAGGTCCCGGAAGAGCTCCTCCGCTACAGGCTCGAGCCGCTGAAAATTATCTCGATAGATCATGCGGAAATACCGCTGCCACGCCCGAACCCACGGGGGAGGAGGGCCAGCTCCGGGACGGGGCGAGGCATCCCCCGGCGGAGCGTAGACCGAGAGAACCATCGCTTCCCGCTCGATAACCACCTGGGCAGCTTCCCGGAGCCCTTCGGACCGAACATCCCGGGGGAGAGGCCAGGCTCTTCCCGAGGGCAACACCAGATCGGCCGGCTCCCGGGTATCCCGGGGGGAGGCCTCCCCGGCATCCCCGGCATCTCCCAACTCCGCCGTGAGAAAGGCACTTACCGGTCCCGGCTCCAGACGGGACCCCAGGGAAAGGGACAAGCTGTCCAGCGCCGAGAGCAGCGGCGCCTGGAAGGCGTCGTAGTAATCCTCCACGGCGTAGGCCATGACCGCAAAAGATCGCTCGTCGCCCTTGATAAACGTCATATATCCCCGCACCGGGATACCTTCCCCGTCCTGGCGGGAGGCCGCAAAAAAGCGGTAATCAGCAAACACAGCATGATCACGGCCAAACCGGAAGGATGACTTCTCTCCCGACGCGCCAAAACGCTCCCGGATAAAGCTGTCGATCTCCAGGGCCGTGACAAACTGCTCGCCAGGGAAAGCAATAATCTGCAGAACTGCCAGACGATCAGGATCGGTGAAACTGACAAACCCGCTGTGCTCAGCATCAAGAACCTCCCACCCCACGGGAATATCCACAACATAGGAAAAATCGGGGTTCTTGAAGACCGTTCCCGCTACAAGGGCTTTCTCCACCAGAAAGACATTGGCCAGGAGGAGAAGAGGGAGGACGAAAAAAACCGGGGACACCCTCTGCAGGAAGGCGCGGGACGTTGTTCTCAAAACTGGTACCTCCTGTTACTATGATCGGACTTTCGGGTTTCTACGTTGAGGAGGCTGGTATCATTCATCCTACAGAGGCGGGCCTTACCGTCAGCCCTGCCCGCGCGGCAGGCACCGTGGTCGTGCCCTCGTCCAAATCACACACTATCAGGGCCCTGCTTATCGCCGCCTGCGCCGACGGAATAAGCCACATCGCCAACTGCCTCGATTCGGCCGATGCCCGGAGTTGCATCGCCGCACTGGAGGTCCTGGGATGCTCCGTGGAAGAAACAGGCCGCTCC encodes the following:
- a CDS encoding response regulator, which codes for MSDSSGTAPITVAIADDQHLVRDGIASVLALYEDLEVVGTAARGSEAIALARERHPQVFLMDIRMPGMDGLTAAETILSENLAGQVIILTTFDDEEYVIRAIRLGASGYLLKDLPPEELYQAILAVRRGVFWSSREVMGKVGLILSPPQSSPAAPPPELERLSLRERQVLRLIGRGATNGEIARELSLTEGTVKNYVSALLDTLGFRDRVQAALFAARHLEDDPDRTITRRS
- a CDS encoding sensor histidine kinase, which codes for MAQQHETEPQQRQSGTRRQGGARREPLGQRTRDYSRLVLLTFFLTSGIFAFLRRLLPLWRRPPFQAEPFPPGAIVAGAGAILFWYILELRQFWGPGYDSDLQGDSRACARFAARVVPFFLVLAVYPVAASGILPTAVTVTIFFAVIAFPLPLSVALSLMALTGHFFWDSLAGTGRGGLQDIIFTIYRVTNAMLIFFIAFFWKQDRLRWQENLLLTEKLREAQARLCRYAEKIADVVVLEERTRLARDIHDSVGHTLTAATVQLNKATAFIDRDRTTARNAIDASRETLREGMRDIRAVLNTLNQEGEALDLFQEIRILVQRIQRADVTVDLCLEGDPRGYNKAVLMAIYRMVQEGLTNAVRHGTPSHLGLTVTLGAEIAQVTLDDDGGGFSPEPILEKNRRGGLKYLQERIELVQGEFSIASSPGKGSTLHARLPREPVQHLGEPPFGEAPFRRDP